The Radiobacillus deserti genomic interval TTTTTGGATGAGTGTATCAATGTTCAACTGCTTCACGACTTGGACGAGCCGATTTTCCATTTCACGGACGCTTACGCCGTTAAGCGTAAGCGGAAGCATAATGTTTTCCCCGATTGTTAGGCTATCGAGCAGGTTGAAGTCTTGGAATACAAAACCCATTTCCTTCCGGCGAAACATCGCTAATTTGTGCTTCTTAAGGGAGGTAACATCCTGTCCATTAATGGAAATATGACCAGACGAAGGCTTATCAATAGTTGATAACAAATGGAGCAACGTTGTTTTCCCGCTTCCAGAAGGCCCCATAATCCCAACGAATTCTCCTTGCTCGATATTCAAGGAAAAATGGTCAATCGCTTTATATTGGATACCTTTCTTGCTCCCATATATTTTCACTAAATTGTTTGCCGATAAAATAGTCATGTTATTGCCTCCAACGTTTACTACTATAAGTATAAAAAGAAACATGTAGATGTCCTATTGATTAAGCTTTCAAAGCAGAAAAGAAACCTTACAATGTTGTAAGGTTTCGGAATGTCAACATCACACGTGTTCCTTTTTCGACTTCAGATGTGACTTGAATCAAATGACCGAGAGCATCGCACACTTCTTTTGCTAAAAATAATCCCATGCCAGTCGACTCTCGGAAGGTTCGCCCATTCTGTCCCGTGAAGAATGGGTCAAAAATGCGAGGCAAATCCTGTTTAGGGATGCCAACGCCTTCATCGATAATGGACAGGTACAATTCCGAACCATCTTGTTGGGCCTCATAACGAATTTTCGTATTAGAGTGAGACGCGTACTTAATCGCGTTTGCGGTAATTTGATTCAAGACAAAGCTTATCCATTTTTGATCGGTGTACACGACAAGGTGTTCCGGAATGTGGACATCAGGATACGTATGGTTTCTTATAAAGCTCGATTT includes:
- a CDS encoding ABC transporter ATP-binding protein, giving the protein MTILSANNLVKIYGSKKGIQYKAIDHFSLNIEQGEFVGIMGPSGSGKTTLLHLLSTIDKPSSGHISINGQDVTSLKKHKLAMFRRKEMGFVFQDFNLLDSLTIGENIMLPLTLNGVSVREMENRLVQVVKQLNIDTLIQKRVYEVSGGQLQRAAIARAIIHEPSIIFADEPTGNLDSKASLQVMDAFHRLHQEQKTTTLMVTHDPFAASFCQRVVFIKDGKLYNEMYRGDNRQSFFQDILNVQSLLGGDQHDFSSIRF